In one Alnus glutinosa chromosome 12, dhAlnGlut1.1, whole genome shotgun sequence genomic region, the following are encoded:
- the LOC133851358 gene encoding sister-chromatid cohesion protein 3 isoform X3 — translation MEDPPPPSETSAPRPQKRTRLQAQTSENQPSKANGAGAENRERTSEASDQAGRESSPDDFEEARPVAKRNRANEGTSGSAYKATDQSLIEVIKSNGKLIPQVVKLWVEQYEKDPKPAMVELLTMLFGACGAKYYIKGDFLDETDVDDVVVALVNLARRGEVEDYQNSKKKDYKNFKDNLESFWDTLVRECQHGPLFDQVLFDKCMDYIIALSCTPPRVYRQVASLMGLQLVTSFITVAKMLGAQRETTRRQLDAEKKKRTEGPRVESLNKRFSMTHEKITVLEEMMRKIFTGLFVHRYRDIDPNIRISCIQSLGAWILSHPSLFLQDLYLKYLGWTMNDKNAGVRRASILALQNLYEVDDNVPTLGLFTERFSNRMIELADDIDVSVAVCAIGLVKQLLRHQLIPDDDLGPLYDLLIDDPPEIRHAIGALVYDHLIAQKFNTSQSGTKGDESSSSEVHLGRMLQILREFSTDPILSVYVIDDVWEYMKAMKDWKCIISMLLDENPLIELTDEDATNLVRLLCASVKKAVGERIVPATDNRKQYYPKAQKEIFESNRRDITVAMMKNYPLLLRKFMADKAKVPLLVEIVLYTNLELYSLKRQEQNFKNVLLLMKEAFFKHGEKEALRSCVRAINFCSTESQGELQDFARNKLKELEDELTAKVKAAIKEVVDGDDEYSLLVNLKRLYELQLSRAVPIESSYEDIVMVLSRFRNMEDEVVSFLLLNMYLHLAWCLHSIVNSETVSEASLSSLLSKRDTFFEQLEYFLNTLTEVEEVGKCGNQLGCRVCTILAEAWFLFRRTNYASTKLERLGYCPDKSILQKFWKLCEQQLNISDETEDEDVNKEYIEETNRDAVMIAAAKLVASDAVPKEYLGPEIISHFVMHGAGVAEIVKNLITVLKKKDDDLSNIFLEALKRAYHRHMVELSRSEVDPLTSKSFLECKDLATRLSATFLGAARNKHRSDILKIVEDGLDYAFVDAPKQLSFLEGAVLHFVSKLPTPDVLDIIKDVQKRTENVNTDEDPSGWRPYHMFVDTLREKYAKNEDEKEGALVRRRGRPRKRRNIEGKRLFDGHSSSEEEDSISASDREEAQDEEKQDEDEEEDAPLIRSIRPSSKLRSLRLSREENKGQTRTGDSGRARGNLAASGTSGASS, via the exons ATGGAGGACCCTCCTCCACCTTCCGAAACCTCCGCGCCGCGCCCC cAGAAGAGGACTAGGCTTCAGGCTCAGACTAGCGAGAACCAACCTAGTAAGGCAAATGGTGCTGGTGCCGAGAACCGTGAACGGACCAGCGAAGCAAGTGACCAGGCGGGCCGGGAGAGTTCGCCGGACGATTTCGAAGAGGCTCGTCCTGTGGCTAAGCGTAATCGTGCCAATGAAGGAACTTCGGGCTCGGCTTACAAAGCCACCGACCAGAGCTTGATTG AGGTCATCAAAAGCAATGGGAAACTTATTCCTCAAGTGGTCAAACTTTGGGTTGAGCAATATGAAAAGGATCCAAAACCTGCAATGGTTGAACTCTTGACGATGCTGTTTGGG GCATGTGGAGCTAAGTATTATATCAAAGGAGACTTCCTTGACGAGACAGATGTTGATGATGTTGTGGTTGCTCTTGTCAATCTTGCTAGAAGA GGAGAAGTTGAAgattatcaaaattcaaaaaagaaggaTTATAAGAACTTCAAAGATAATCTTGAATCATTCTGGGACACTTTGGTTCGTGAGTGTCAACATGGGCCGTTATTTGATCAGGTTTTGTTTGACAAGTGCATGGACTATATAATTGCACTGTCTTG CACTCCTCCAAGAGTTTACCGTCAAGTTGCTTCATTGATGGGCCTCCAACTTGTCACATCCTTCATAACTGTTGCTAAAATGCTTGGTGCACAGCGTGAAACTACTCGTAGACAGTTGGATGCTGAAAAGAAGAAACGAACTGAGGGGCCTCGTGTGGAGTCACTAAATAAAAGATTCTCAATGACTCATGAAAAAATTACAGTGTTAGAGGAGATGATGCGCAAGATATTTACGGG GTTATTTGTCCATCGTTACAGAGACATTGACCCAAACATTCGAATATCTTGCATACAGTCACTTGGAGCATGGATTTTGTCACACCCATCTCTGTTCTTGCAGGATTTGTATTTAAAGTATCTCGGGTGGACAATGAATGacaaa AATGCTGGTGTAAGAAGAGCTTCTATCCTTGCGCTGCAAAATCTTTATGAGGTGGATGATAATGTGCCTACTCTTGGTTTATTTACTGAAAGATTTTCAAACCGGATGATCGAGCTTGCTGATGACATTGATGTTTCTGTGGCTGTCTGTGCCATAGGACTTGTAAAACAACTACTAAG ACACCAACTTATACCTGATGATGACTTGGGTCCTTTATATGATTTACTGATTGATGATCCACCAGAAATCAGGCATGCCATAGGAGCATTAGTTTATGATCACCTGATTGCTCAAAAGTTTAATACCTCCCAGTCTGGCACAAAAG GCGATGAAAGCAGTTCTTCAGAGGTCCATCTTGGCAGAATGTTGCAAATATTGAGAGAGTTTTCGACGGATCCAATTTTAAGTGTCTATGTCATTGATGATGTTTGGGAGTACATGAAGGCTATGAAG GATTGGAAGTGTATTATCTCCATGCTCTTGGATGAGAATCCATTGATTGAGCTTACTGATGAGGATGCGACAAACTTGGTACGGCTTCTTTGTGCATCTGTCAAAAAGGCTGTTGGAGAGAGGATTGTTCCTGCTACTGATAATCGCAAGCAATATTACCCTAAAGCTCAAAAA GAAATATTTGAAAGCAACAGACGAGATATAACTGTTGCCATGATGAAGAACTATCCATTGCTATTACGCAAATTCATGGCAGATAAAGCGAAAGTGCCATTGCTAGTTGAGATTGTTTTGTATACCAACCTTGAGCTTTATTCCTTGAAGAGGCAGGAGCAG aattttaaaaatgtcCTGCTGCTTATGAAAGAGGCATTTTTTAAGCATGGTGAGAAGGAAGCACTGAGATCCTGTGTCAGGGCTATCAACTTTTGTTCAACTGAGAGCCAAGGGGAGCTGCAGGATTTTGCCCGTAATAAATTAAAGGAACTTGAGGATGAACTTACTGCTAAAGTTAAAGCTGCAATCAAAGAAGTAGTG GATGGTGATGATGAATATTCTCTCCTTGTGAATTTGAAAAGGTTGTATGAGCTTCAATTGTCAAGGGCTGTGCCTATTGAGAGCTCATATGAAGACATAGTCATGGTTCTCAGTAGATTTAGAAATATGGAAGATGAG GTTGTCAGTTTTCTTCTTCTGAACATGTATCTGCATTTGGCGTGGTGTCTGCACTCCATTGTAAATAGTGAAACCGTCTCTGAAGCATCTTTATCTTCTCTACTATCTAAACGCGATACCTTTTTTGAGCAACTTGAGTACTTTCTCAACACCTTGACTGAAGTGGAGGAAGTGGGTAAATGTGGAAATCAGCTAGGTTGCAGG GTTTGTACTATACTTGCCGAAGCATGGTTTTTGTTCAGAAGGACAAATTATGCTTCAACGAAGCTGGAAAGATTAGGATATTGTCCAGATAAATCTATTCTTCAAAAGTTCTGGAAACTTTGTGAACAACAGCTCAATATTTCAG ATGAGACAGAAGATGAAGATGTGAACAAAGAGTATATTGAGGAGACAAATAGAGATGCAGTCATGATTGCTGCTGCAAAGTTGGTTGCTAGTGATGCAGTTCCTAAG GAGTATCTTGGTCCTGAGATTATTTCTCATTTCGTGATGCATGGAGCAGGTGTGGCAGAGATTGTTAAGAATCTAATTACTGttctaaagaaaaaagatgatgaCCTTTCCAATATCTTCCTAGAAGCTCTGAAAAGG GCCTACCATCGGCATATGGTGGAACTTTCCAGAAGTGAGGTGGACCCCTTGACTAGCAAGTCTTTTCTCGAATGTAAAGATCTTGCTACTAGGCTTTCtgcaactttcttgggtgctGCTCGGAACAAGCACAGATCTGACATCTTAAAAATTGTCGAGGATGGTCTTGATTATGCTTTTGTAGATGCTCCAAAGCAGTTGTCATTTTTGGAAGGTGCTGTGCTCCATTTTGTATCCAAACTTCCTACACCCGATGTGCTTGACat TATAAAGGATGTCCAAAAACGTACAGAGAATGTAAATACGGATGAAGATCCCAGTGGCTGGCGCCCCTATCACATGTTTGTCGACACGTTACGTGAGAAGTACGCAAAGAATGAAG ATGAGAAAGAAGGAGCATTGGTAAGACGCAGGGGTCGTCCTCGCAAGCGGCGTAACATAGAGGGAAAGAGACTTTTTGATGGGCACAGTTCCAGTGAAGAAGAGGATTCAATTAGTGCATCTGACCGAGAAGAAGCTCAAGATGAAGAGAAgcaagatgaagatgaagaggaAGATGCTCCTTTGATACGCTCGATTAGGCCTTCGTCCAAGTTGAGGTCATTGAGACTTTCGAGAGAGGAAAACAAAGGCCAGACAAGGACAGGAGATTCCGGAAGAGCTAGAGGTAATTTAGCCGCATCTGGAACATCAg GGGCCTCCAGCTAG
- the LOC133851358 gene encoding sister-chromatid cohesion protein 3 isoform X4 encodes MEDPPPPSETSAPRPQKRTRLQAQTSENQPSKANGAGAENRERTSEASDQAGRESSPDDFEEARPVAKRNRANEGTSGSAYKATDQSLIEVIKSNGKLIPQVVKLWVEQYEKDPKPAMVELLTMLFGACGAKYYIKGDFLDETDVDDVVVALVNLARRGEVEDYQNSKKKDYKNFKDNLESFWDTLVRECQHGPLFDQVLFDKCMDYIIALSCTPPRVYRQVASLMGLQLVTSFITVAKMLGAQRETTRRQLDAEKKKRTEGPRVESLNKRFSMTHEKITVLEEMMRKIFTGLFVHRYRDIDPNIRISCIQSLGAWILSHPSLFLQDLYLKYLGWTMNDKNAGVRRASILALQNLYEVDDNVPTLGLFTERFSNRMIELADDIDVSVAVCAIGLVKQLLRHQLIPDDDLGPLYDLLIDDPPEIRHAIGALVYDHLIAQKFNTSQSGTKGDESSSSEVHLGRMLQILREFSTDPILSVYVIDDVWEYMKAMKDWKCIISMLLDENPLIELTDEDATNLVRLLCASVKKAVGERIVPATDNRKQYYPKAQKEIFESNRRDITVAMMKNYPLLLRKFMADKAKVPLLVEIVLYTNLELYSLKRQEQNFKNVLLLMKEAFFKHGEKEALRSCVRAINFCSTESQGELQDFARNKLKELEDELTAKVKAAIKEVVDGDDEYSLLVNLKRLYELQLSRAVPIESSYEDIVMVLSRFRNMEDEVVSFLLLNMYLHLAWCLHSIVNSETVSEASLSSLLSKRDTFFEQLEYFLNTLTEVEEVGKCGNQLGCRVCTILAEAWFLFRRTNYASTKLERLGYCPDKSILQKFWKLCEQQLNISDETEDEDVNKEYIEETNRDAVMIAAAKLVASDAVPKEYLGPEIISHFVMHGAGVAEIVKNLITVLKKKDDDLSNIFLEALKRAYHRHMVELSRSEVDPLTSKSFLECKDLATRLSATFLGAARNKHRSDILKIVEDGLDYAFVDAPKQLSFLEGAVLHFVSKLPTPDVLDIIKDVQKRTENVNTDEDPSGWRPYHMFVDTLREKYAKNEGFQDEKEGALVRRRGRPRKRRNIEGKRLFDGHSSSEEEDSISASDREEAQDEEKQDEDEEEDAPLIRSIRPSSKLRSLRLSREENKGQTRTGDSGRARGASS; translated from the exons ATGGAGGACCCTCCTCCACCTTCCGAAACCTCCGCGCCGCGCCCC cAGAAGAGGACTAGGCTTCAGGCTCAGACTAGCGAGAACCAACCTAGTAAGGCAAATGGTGCTGGTGCCGAGAACCGTGAACGGACCAGCGAAGCAAGTGACCAGGCGGGCCGGGAGAGTTCGCCGGACGATTTCGAAGAGGCTCGTCCTGTGGCTAAGCGTAATCGTGCCAATGAAGGAACTTCGGGCTCGGCTTACAAAGCCACCGACCAGAGCTTGATTG AGGTCATCAAAAGCAATGGGAAACTTATTCCTCAAGTGGTCAAACTTTGGGTTGAGCAATATGAAAAGGATCCAAAACCTGCAATGGTTGAACTCTTGACGATGCTGTTTGGG GCATGTGGAGCTAAGTATTATATCAAAGGAGACTTCCTTGACGAGACAGATGTTGATGATGTTGTGGTTGCTCTTGTCAATCTTGCTAGAAGA GGAGAAGTTGAAgattatcaaaattcaaaaaagaaggaTTATAAGAACTTCAAAGATAATCTTGAATCATTCTGGGACACTTTGGTTCGTGAGTGTCAACATGGGCCGTTATTTGATCAGGTTTTGTTTGACAAGTGCATGGACTATATAATTGCACTGTCTTG CACTCCTCCAAGAGTTTACCGTCAAGTTGCTTCATTGATGGGCCTCCAACTTGTCACATCCTTCATAACTGTTGCTAAAATGCTTGGTGCACAGCGTGAAACTACTCGTAGACAGTTGGATGCTGAAAAGAAGAAACGAACTGAGGGGCCTCGTGTGGAGTCACTAAATAAAAGATTCTCAATGACTCATGAAAAAATTACAGTGTTAGAGGAGATGATGCGCAAGATATTTACGGG GTTATTTGTCCATCGTTACAGAGACATTGACCCAAACATTCGAATATCTTGCATACAGTCACTTGGAGCATGGATTTTGTCACACCCATCTCTGTTCTTGCAGGATTTGTATTTAAAGTATCTCGGGTGGACAATGAATGacaaa AATGCTGGTGTAAGAAGAGCTTCTATCCTTGCGCTGCAAAATCTTTATGAGGTGGATGATAATGTGCCTACTCTTGGTTTATTTACTGAAAGATTTTCAAACCGGATGATCGAGCTTGCTGATGACATTGATGTTTCTGTGGCTGTCTGTGCCATAGGACTTGTAAAACAACTACTAAG ACACCAACTTATACCTGATGATGACTTGGGTCCTTTATATGATTTACTGATTGATGATCCACCAGAAATCAGGCATGCCATAGGAGCATTAGTTTATGATCACCTGATTGCTCAAAAGTTTAATACCTCCCAGTCTGGCACAAAAG GCGATGAAAGCAGTTCTTCAGAGGTCCATCTTGGCAGAATGTTGCAAATATTGAGAGAGTTTTCGACGGATCCAATTTTAAGTGTCTATGTCATTGATGATGTTTGGGAGTACATGAAGGCTATGAAG GATTGGAAGTGTATTATCTCCATGCTCTTGGATGAGAATCCATTGATTGAGCTTACTGATGAGGATGCGACAAACTTGGTACGGCTTCTTTGTGCATCTGTCAAAAAGGCTGTTGGAGAGAGGATTGTTCCTGCTACTGATAATCGCAAGCAATATTACCCTAAAGCTCAAAAA GAAATATTTGAAAGCAACAGACGAGATATAACTGTTGCCATGATGAAGAACTATCCATTGCTATTACGCAAATTCATGGCAGATAAAGCGAAAGTGCCATTGCTAGTTGAGATTGTTTTGTATACCAACCTTGAGCTTTATTCCTTGAAGAGGCAGGAGCAG aattttaaaaatgtcCTGCTGCTTATGAAAGAGGCATTTTTTAAGCATGGTGAGAAGGAAGCACTGAGATCCTGTGTCAGGGCTATCAACTTTTGTTCAACTGAGAGCCAAGGGGAGCTGCAGGATTTTGCCCGTAATAAATTAAAGGAACTTGAGGATGAACTTACTGCTAAAGTTAAAGCTGCAATCAAAGAAGTAGTG GATGGTGATGATGAATATTCTCTCCTTGTGAATTTGAAAAGGTTGTATGAGCTTCAATTGTCAAGGGCTGTGCCTATTGAGAGCTCATATGAAGACATAGTCATGGTTCTCAGTAGATTTAGAAATATGGAAGATGAG GTTGTCAGTTTTCTTCTTCTGAACATGTATCTGCATTTGGCGTGGTGTCTGCACTCCATTGTAAATAGTGAAACCGTCTCTGAAGCATCTTTATCTTCTCTACTATCTAAACGCGATACCTTTTTTGAGCAACTTGAGTACTTTCTCAACACCTTGACTGAAGTGGAGGAAGTGGGTAAATGTGGAAATCAGCTAGGTTGCAGG GTTTGTACTATACTTGCCGAAGCATGGTTTTTGTTCAGAAGGACAAATTATGCTTCAACGAAGCTGGAAAGATTAGGATATTGTCCAGATAAATCTATTCTTCAAAAGTTCTGGAAACTTTGTGAACAACAGCTCAATATTTCAG ATGAGACAGAAGATGAAGATGTGAACAAAGAGTATATTGAGGAGACAAATAGAGATGCAGTCATGATTGCTGCTGCAAAGTTGGTTGCTAGTGATGCAGTTCCTAAG GAGTATCTTGGTCCTGAGATTATTTCTCATTTCGTGATGCATGGAGCAGGTGTGGCAGAGATTGTTAAGAATCTAATTACTGttctaaagaaaaaagatgatgaCCTTTCCAATATCTTCCTAGAAGCTCTGAAAAGG GCCTACCATCGGCATATGGTGGAACTTTCCAGAAGTGAGGTGGACCCCTTGACTAGCAAGTCTTTTCTCGAATGTAAAGATCTTGCTACTAGGCTTTCtgcaactttcttgggtgctGCTCGGAACAAGCACAGATCTGACATCTTAAAAATTGTCGAGGATGGTCTTGATTATGCTTTTGTAGATGCTCCAAAGCAGTTGTCATTTTTGGAAGGTGCTGTGCTCCATTTTGTATCCAAACTTCCTACACCCGATGTGCTTGACat TATAAAGGATGTCCAAAAACGTACAGAGAATGTAAATACGGATGAAGATCCCAGTGGCTGGCGCCCCTATCACATGTTTGTCGACACGTTACGTGAGAAGTACGCAAAGAATGAAGGTTTTCAAG ATGAGAAAGAAGGAGCATTGGTAAGACGCAGGGGTCGTCCTCGCAAGCGGCGTAACATAGAGGGAAAGAGACTTTTTGATGGGCACAGTTCCAGTGAAGAAGAGGATTCAATTAGTGCATCTGACCGAGAAGAAGCTCAAGATGAAGAGAAgcaagatgaagatgaagaggaAGATGCTCCTTTGATACGCTCGATTAGGCCTTCGTCCAAGTTGAGGTCATTGAGACTTTCGAGAGAGGAAAACAAAGGCCAGACAAGGACAGGAGATTCCGGAAGAGCTAGAG GGGCCTCCAGCTAG
- the LOC133851358 gene encoding sister-chromatid cohesion protein 3 isoform X1 has translation MEDPPPPSETSAPRPQKRTRLQAQTSENQPSKANGAGAENRERTSEASDQAGRESSPDDFEEARPVAKRNRANEGTSGSAYKATDQSLIEVIKSNGKLIPQVVKLWVEQYEKDPKPAMVELLTMLFGACGAKYYIKGDFLDETDVDDVVVALVNLARRGEVEDYQNSKKKDYKNFKDNLESFWDTLVRECQHGPLFDQVLFDKCMDYIIALSCTPPRVYRQVASLMGLQLVTSFITVAKMLGAQRETTRRQLDAEKKKRTEGPRVESLNKRFSMTHEKITVLEEMMRKIFTGLFVHRYRDIDPNIRISCIQSLGAWILSHPSLFLQDLYLKYLGWTMNDKNAGVRRASILALQNLYEVDDNVPTLGLFTERFSNRMIELADDIDVSVAVCAIGLVKQLLRHQLIPDDDLGPLYDLLIDDPPEIRHAIGALVYDHLIAQKFNTSQSGTKGDESSSSEVHLGRMLQILREFSTDPILSVYVIDDVWEYMKAMKDWKCIISMLLDENPLIELTDEDATNLVRLLCASVKKAVGERIVPATDNRKQYYPKAQKEIFESNRRDITVAMMKNYPLLLRKFMADKAKVPLLVEIVLYTNLELYSLKRQEQNFKNVLLLMKEAFFKHGEKEALRSCVRAINFCSTESQGELQDFARNKLKELEDELTAKVKAAIKEVVDGDDEYSLLVNLKRLYELQLSRAVPIESSYEDIVMVLSRFRNMEDEVVSFLLLNMYLHLAWCLHSIVNSETVSEASLSSLLSKRDTFFEQLEYFLNTLTEVEEVGKCGNQLGCRVCTILAEAWFLFRRTNYASTKLERLGYCPDKSILQKFWKLCEQQLNISDETEDEDVNKEYIEETNRDAVMIAAAKLVASDAVPKEYLGPEIISHFVMHGAGVAEIVKNLITVLKKKDDDLSNIFLEALKRAYHRHMVELSRSEVDPLTSKSFLECKDLATRLSATFLGAARNKHRSDILKIVEDGLDYAFVDAPKQLSFLEGAVLHFVSKLPTPDVLDIIKDVQKRTENVNTDEDPSGWRPYHMFVDTLREKYAKNEGFQDEKEGALVRRRGRPRKRRNIEGKRLFDGHSSSEEEDSISASDREEAQDEEKQDEDEEEDAPLIRSIRPSSKLRSLRLSREENKGQTRTGDSGRARGNLAASGTSGASS, from the exons ATGGAGGACCCTCCTCCACCTTCCGAAACCTCCGCGCCGCGCCCC cAGAAGAGGACTAGGCTTCAGGCTCAGACTAGCGAGAACCAACCTAGTAAGGCAAATGGTGCTGGTGCCGAGAACCGTGAACGGACCAGCGAAGCAAGTGACCAGGCGGGCCGGGAGAGTTCGCCGGACGATTTCGAAGAGGCTCGTCCTGTGGCTAAGCGTAATCGTGCCAATGAAGGAACTTCGGGCTCGGCTTACAAAGCCACCGACCAGAGCTTGATTG AGGTCATCAAAAGCAATGGGAAACTTATTCCTCAAGTGGTCAAACTTTGGGTTGAGCAATATGAAAAGGATCCAAAACCTGCAATGGTTGAACTCTTGACGATGCTGTTTGGG GCATGTGGAGCTAAGTATTATATCAAAGGAGACTTCCTTGACGAGACAGATGTTGATGATGTTGTGGTTGCTCTTGTCAATCTTGCTAGAAGA GGAGAAGTTGAAgattatcaaaattcaaaaaagaaggaTTATAAGAACTTCAAAGATAATCTTGAATCATTCTGGGACACTTTGGTTCGTGAGTGTCAACATGGGCCGTTATTTGATCAGGTTTTGTTTGACAAGTGCATGGACTATATAATTGCACTGTCTTG CACTCCTCCAAGAGTTTACCGTCAAGTTGCTTCATTGATGGGCCTCCAACTTGTCACATCCTTCATAACTGTTGCTAAAATGCTTGGTGCACAGCGTGAAACTACTCGTAGACAGTTGGATGCTGAAAAGAAGAAACGAACTGAGGGGCCTCGTGTGGAGTCACTAAATAAAAGATTCTCAATGACTCATGAAAAAATTACAGTGTTAGAGGAGATGATGCGCAAGATATTTACGGG GTTATTTGTCCATCGTTACAGAGACATTGACCCAAACATTCGAATATCTTGCATACAGTCACTTGGAGCATGGATTTTGTCACACCCATCTCTGTTCTTGCAGGATTTGTATTTAAAGTATCTCGGGTGGACAATGAATGacaaa AATGCTGGTGTAAGAAGAGCTTCTATCCTTGCGCTGCAAAATCTTTATGAGGTGGATGATAATGTGCCTACTCTTGGTTTATTTACTGAAAGATTTTCAAACCGGATGATCGAGCTTGCTGATGACATTGATGTTTCTGTGGCTGTCTGTGCCATAGGACTTGTAAAACAACTACTAAG ACACCAACTTATACCTGATGATGACTTGGGTCCTTTATATGATTTACTGATTGATGATCCACCAGAAATCAGGCATGCCATAGGAGCATTAGTTTATGATCACCTGATTGCTCAAAAGTTTAATACCTCCCAGTCTGGCACAAAAG GCGATGAAAGCAGTTCTTCAGAGGTCCATCTTGGCAGAATGTTGCAAATATTGAGAGAGTTTTCGACGGATCCAATTTTAAGTGTCTATGTCATTGATGATGTTTGGGAGTACATGAAGGCTATGAAG GATTGGAAGTGTATTATCTCCATGCTCTTGGATGAGAATCCATTGATTGAGCTTACTGATGAGGATGCGACAAACTTGGTACGGCTTCTTTGTGCATCTGTCAAAAAGGCTGTTGGAGAGAGGATTGTTCCTGCTACTGATAATCGCAAGCAATATTACCCTAAAGCTCAAAAA GAAATATTTGAAAGCAACAGACGAGATATAACTGTTGCCATGATGAAGAACTATCCATTGCTATTACGCAAATTCATGGCAGATAAAGCGAAAGTGCCATTGCTAGTTGAGATTGTTTTGTATACCAACCTTGAGCTTTATTCCTTGAAGAGGCAGGAGCAG aattttaaaaatgtcCTGCTGCTTATGAAAGAGGCATTTTTTAAGCATGGTGAGAAGGAAGCACTGAGATCCTGTGTCAGGGCTATCAACTTTTGTTCAACTGAGAGCCAAGGGGAGCTGCAGGATTTTGCCCGTAATAAATTAAAGGAACTTGAGGATGAACTTACTGCTAAAGTTAAAGCTGCAATCAAAGAAGTAGTG GATGGTGATGATGAATATTCTCTCCTTGTGAATTTGAAAAGGTTGTATGAGCTTCAATTGTCAAGGGCTGTGCCTATTGAGAGCTCATATGAAGACATAGTCATGGTTCTCAGTAGATTTAGAAATATGGAAGATGAG GTTGTCAGTTTTCTTCTTCTGAACATGTATCTGCATTTGGCGTGGTGTCTGCACTCCATTGTAAATAGTGAAACCGTCTCTGAAGCATCTTTATCTTCTCTACTATCTAAACGCGATACCTTTTTTGAGCAACTTGAGTACTTTCTCAACACCTTGACTGAAGTGGAGGAAGTGGGTAAATGTGGAAATCAGCTAGGTTGCAGG GTTTGTACTATACTTGCCGAAGCATGGTTTTTGTTCAGAAGGACAAATTATGCTTCAACGAAGCTGGAAAGATTAGGATATTGTCCAGATAAATCTATTCTTCAAAAGTTCTGGAAACTTTGTGAACAACAGCTCAATATTTCAG ATGAGACAGAAGATGAAGATGTGAACAAAGAGTATATTGAGGAGACAAATAGAGATGCAGTCATGATTGCTGCTGCAAAGTTGGTTGCTAGTGATGCAGTTCCTAAG GAGTATCTTGGTCCTGAGATTATTTCTCATTTCGTGATGCATGGAGCAGGTGTGGCAGAGATTGTTAAGAATCTAATTACTGttctaaagaaaaaagatgatgaCCTTTCCAATATCTTCCTAGAAGCTCTGAAAAGG GCCTACCATCGGCATATGGTGGAACTTTCCAGAAGTGAGGTGGACCCCTTGACTAGCAAGTCTTTTCTCGAATGTAAAGATCTTGCTACTAGGCTTTCtgcaactttcttgggtgctGCTCGGAACAAGCACAGATCTGACATCTTAAAAATTGTCGAGGATGGTCTTGATTATGCTTTTGTAGATGCTCCAAAGCAGTTGTCATTTTTGGAAGGTGCTGTGCTCCATTTTGTATCCAAACTTCCTACACCCGATGTGCTTGACat TATAAAGGATGTCCAAAAACGTACAGAGAATGTAAATACGGATGAAGATCCCAGTGGCTGGCGCCCCTATCACATGTTTGTCGACACGTTACGTGAGAAGTACGCAAAGAATGAAGGTTTTCAAG ATGAGAAAGAAGGAGCATTGGTAAGACGCAGGGGTCGTCCTCGCAAGCGGCGTAACATAGAGGGAAAGAGACTTTTTGATGGGCACAGTTCCAGTGAAGAAGAGGATTCAATTAGTGCATCTGACCGAGAAGAAGCTCAAGATGAAGAGAAgcaagatgaagatgaagaggaAGATGCTCCTTTGATACGCTCGATTAGGCCTTCGTCCAAGTTGAGGTCATTGAGACTTTCGAGAGAGGAAAACAAAGGCCAGACAAGGACAGGAGATTCCGGAAGAGCTAGAGGTAATTTAGCCGCATCTGGAACATCAg GGGCCTCCAGCTAG